The genome window TGGGGCAGCAGCCCTTCCTCGGTGCCGATCAGGAACACGTGCGGATACTCCAGGCCCTTGGAGGCGTGCAGCGTGGACATGCGCACCAGGTCGGGATCCTCGTCGTCGCTTTTCTCGAGCATGGTGATGAGCGCGATGTGCTGGACCAGGTCCATCAGGCTCATCTTGTCTTCCTCGGCCTTGCGCTTGAGCCAGCCCAGGAGGTCCAGCACCGTCTGCCAGCGGTTCTGCGCGCCACGTTCGTCGAAGTGGTCGTACAGGTAGCGCTCGTACTGGATGGCGCGCACCAGGTCGTCCAGGATCTCGGAGGCGCTCTCGCCCGACGGAGCGGCGTCGCCCTTGGCCGCGCCGGCGCGCCACTGCATGCGGTTGATGAACTCGCAGAACTCGCGCAGCGGCCCGAGCTGGCGCGGTTGCAGGCGCTGCTCCAGGCCGGTCTCGAATACTGCGGTGAACAGCGGGATCTCGCGCTCGCCCGCGTAGGTGCCCAGCACTTCCAGAGTCGACTGCCCCACGCCGCGCTTGGGCGTGGTGATGGCGCGGATGAAGGCCGGATCGTCCTCGTCGTTGGCGATCAGGCGCAGGTAGGCCATGATGTCCCGCACTTCGGCCTTGTCGAAGAAACTCTGCCCGCCCGACACCATGTACGGGATCTTCAGGTTGCGCAGCGCCTGTTCGAGTATGCGGGCCTGGTGGTTGCTGCGGTAGAGGATGGCGAAGTCGCGCCAGTCGGCCTTCAGCTCGAAGCGCGCGGCGGAGATGCGCATGGCCACGGATTCGGCCTCGGACTCTTCGTCGTCCATGGGGATGACGCCGATCGGATCGCCCACGCCCAGGTCGGACCACAGCTTCTTGTCGAACAGCTTGGGGTTGTGGCCGATGACGCTGTTGGCCGCCGCCAGGATGCGCTGCATGGAACGGTAGTTCTGTTCGAGCTTGATGACGCGCAGGTTGGGATAGTCGGTGGTGAGCTTGGCCAGGTTCTCGATGGTCGCGCCGCGCCAGGCGTAGATGGCCTGGTCGTCGTCGCCCACCGCGGTCAGCATCGCGCGCGGTCCGGTCAGCAACTGCACCAGCCGGTACTGGCAGGCGTTGGTGTCCTGGTACTCGTCCACCAGCAGGTAGCGGATGCGCGACTGCCAGCGCTCGCGCGCCTCGTGGTCGGACTCCAGCAGCCGGGCCGGCAGGCGGATCAGGTCGTCGAAATCGACGGACTGGTAGGAACGCAGGGTGGCGTTGTAGCTGCGGTACACGCGCGCGGCGTCGCGCTCGCTGTCGGTGGTGGCCAGGCGCTCGGCCTGGTCCGGCTCGACCAGCGCGTTCTTCCACAGCGAGATGGCGTTCTGCACGGCGCGGATCAGGCCCTTGTCGGTCGTGGCGACCAGCTCCTGCACGATGCCCATGGCGTCATCCGCCGCCAGGATGGAGAACTGCGGCTTGAGTCCGACCTGCTTGGCTTCCTCGCGCAGCATCTTCACGCCCAGCGAGTGGAAGGTGCTGATGGTCAGGCCCTTGATGGCATTCGGCGGGGCGACGGACCCGACCCGCTCGGCCATCTCGCGCGCGGCCTTGTTGGTGAAGGTAAGCGCCGCCACGTTGCGCGCCGAATAGCCGCAGTCGCGCAGCAGATAGGCGATCTTCTGCGTGATGACGCGGGTCTTGCCGCTGCCCGCCCCGGCCAGCACCAGGCACGGGCCGTCCAGATAGCGCACGGCCTCGCGCTGCGCCGGGTTCATGCCGGCGTCGAGCGGCGGCAGCGCGTGCGATGCGCGCCCGTCGGGCTTGTTCAGCCGCGAGTCGGCGCGGTCCATGGCACGGGTCGCGGCGGAGGGGGAAGAGGCAGTCATACGGAAGCTTGGCTATCGATGGCGCGCGGCGGGCGGCCGCGCGGACGGTAATCGGGAGGCGGGCGTGGACGGCGGCCGGCGATCGCGCATCAGATCTCCAGCGGATCGACCTCGAGGTGCCAGCGCACCCGGGCGGTCGCCGCCAGGCCGGGCAGCACGCCGCCCCAGGCCCGCAGGAAACCCTGCAGCGCGGGACGGCTGTCGCTTTCCACCAGCAACTGGGCGCGTTCGACATTGGCCACGCGAACCACGCGCAGCGGTACAGG of Pigmentiphaga sp. H8 contains these proteins:
- a CDS encoding UvrD-helicase domain-containing protein, which translates into the protein MNPAQREAVRYLDGPCLVLAGAGSGKTRVITQKIAYLLRDCGYSARNVAALTFTNKAAREMAERVGSVAPPNAIKGLTISTFHSLGVKMLREEAKQVGLKPQFSILAADDAMGIVQELVATTDKGLIRAVQNAISLWKNALVEPDQAERLATTDSERDAARVYRSYNATLRSYQSVDFDDLIRLPARLLESDHEARERWQSRIRYLLVDEYQDTNACQYRLVQLLTGPRAMLTAVGDDDQAIYAWRGATIENLAKLTTDYPNLRVIKLEQNYRSMQRILAAANSVIGHNPKLFDKKLWSDLGVGDPIGVIPMDDEESEAESVAMRISAARFELKADWRDFAILYRSNHQARILEQALRNLKIPYMVSGGQSFFDKAEVRDIMAYLRLIANDEDDPAFIRAITTPKRGVGQSTLEVLGTYAGEREIPLFTAVFETGLEQRLQPRQLGPLREFCEFINRMQWRAGAAKGDAAPSGESASEILDDLVRAIQYERYLYDHFDERGAQNRWQTVLDLLGWLKRKAEEDKMSLMDLVQHIALITMLEKSDDEDPDLVRMSTLHASKGLEYPHVFLIGTEEGLLPHLGKDDEEGDPAKAAESLEARVQEERRLMYVGITRARRTLNVTWCKKRKRGREDIAREPSRFIKEMGLETDEVADATPGLSAKERLDRLKSLLKKE